The Bacillus sp. BGMRC 2118 DNA segment GAAAAGTGGTTTGAGAAAGCAATAGAACATGATTTGTTGGAGGATATCGGAAATTTAGAAGCAAGGTTAAAACTGAGGACAGGACAATTAAGTGAAGCAAAACGAATATTATTTAATAAGAAAAACTTTGAGCTTCAGGAAACGCATTCACACTTGCAACAATCACATCGAGAAACGAATCTTCTATTGTCATTAATTGAATGCTTCGTTGGGAAGCCAGAATCGGCAAAGGAATTAGCTGAGATCGGGATTCAAGATGGTATTCGCTATAAAGCCCCTTTTGTAGAGGCGTGTGGTTGGATTCGTATGGGGCATGCTGTCCAACTAATCGGACGATATGATTCTAACTTAGCAAAAAAATGCTATGATACAGCTCTTCATATGATGGATGATTTAGATGTGCCGCGTGGGAAGGCTGAGCCGTTAATGGGACTCTCGATTGTGTATGGCGCTGATGGGGCTTATGAAAAGGCAATGGAATTCGGAAAGCATGCCCTTGCTGAAACAGAAAGAGTGAATGATTCATGGCTTTCTGCATGTATTAAATTATGCATTGCTATAACATGCTCCTATGCCAGTAAAATAGACGAAACAGAAGATTGGCTACATAAGGCAAACGATCAATTCCACTTCTGCGGGGACCAATATGGCATTTGTATTACAATGCTCTGGAAGTCCATTCATTATTACCAACTTGAAAAATGGACACCATTTCAAGAAGCATTTACTAGCTTCTTAAATTATGTTCAAATTGGAAACTATGAATATATTCTTACTCAGCAGACAATCTTTGGCCCAAGAGACTTACAATCTATCACACCATTACTGATTGAAGCGCAGGCTCAAGGGATACAACGGCAATATGTAACCTATTTATTAAATGAGCTTGGACTTCATGATGTTGAAAGTCATCCTGGTTATACGCTTAGAGTCCAAACATTAGGGAGATTTAGAGTGTGGATTGGTGATAAAGAGGTACGTGAAAAGGATTGGCAACGAGGAAAGGCAAAGGAACTATTTGAGTTATTCATTACAAAGCGGCATCAGTATTTCCAAAAAGATACCCTTTACCAACTACTATGGGCAGATGTAGACGAAAAGGCTGCATCAAGAGATTTTAAAGTGGCGTTTAATGCACTTCATAATGCGATAGAACCTCAGCGTAAAGCAAGAACGAATCCATTCTTCTTTAAACGTGAAGGCCAGTCATATGGGGTAAATCCGAAAGCGAGTATGTATTTAGATGCGGAGGAGTTTGAACGCTGGATCCGAGCTGGTTTAAAAGAGAAGGATAATGAAAAAGCCTTCAATTTCTTATCTAAAGGATTAGAACTATATGATGGAGACTACTTACCCGAACGTCGGTATGAAGAGTGGTGCATAGCTGAGCGAGAACGGTTACTCGTCTATTACTTGAGAGGAGCAGAAAAGCTAGCGCAACTTTCAGTCCAAAAGTCGCAATACGATGAAGCCATACACTGGTGTGAAAATATTTTAGAAAAAGATAATACGTGGGAAGAAGCGTATCGATTATTGATGTATTGCTTTTATCAAAAAAATAACAGACCCCTGGCAATCAGGTGGTATAAAAAGTGCTGCAATAGCTTAGAAAATGAGCTAGGTGTAGCACCTATGGAACCGACAAAACAAATGTTTGAAATGATCACGAAGATGGGGTAGGCAGAAGTAGCTACGAGGTTATTAGTTTTCGGAGGAGTAGCTGATTTATTGGTATTATCACTGAAAAGAGGGGGGAGATAGGTGATAGGACTCGCCAATGACTGAGTTGGATTCGCCAATTAGGAGTCGAGAATCGCTAATAAAAGAGTAGATTTCGCTAATGAGAAGTCAGAACTCGCTAATAAAAGAGTAGATTTCGCTAATGAGAAGTCAGAACTCGCCAATAAAAGGGTAGATGTCGCTAATAAGAAGTCAGAACTCGCCAATAAAAGGGTAGATTTCGCTATTAAAATAGTAAAATTCGCCAGTAACTAGGCTAATTTCGATGATAGCAGTATCGGTTGGCTGATATATGACTAATTTCGCTAATCAAATACTTTTAAGAAAAGCAATATCAAAGTAATTACTTCTAGTCTAACAGAAATTCATTAAGTAAAAGCTATAACGCAGGTGCAGTCATGCTAGAGACAAGAGCACTTGCGTTTTTTTTTAAAGCAAAAGGAAGGACATCATAGTACTTATTTATATTTGTAACTCATTTGTAACCACTACCGATTACGATACAATCAACGTTTCCACGTTAGGAGATGTAACGAAAAGGGGGAAGTGACATGGGTAAGAAAAAATGGCATCGTAGTTTATCTTTATTAATGCTAGCATTTGTTCTTCTTTTATCAGCATGTTCCGGCACAACGACAACAGATGAGGGAAATGGAGATTCTGAGGAAAGCAAGAAACCAATAAAGGTTGGTGTTTTGGCATCTATGACAGGTCCTCTTGAAGCATATGGCAAACAATCCATTCAAGGATTTGAGCTGGGCTTGGATTATGCAACAGATGGAACGAGAGAGGTAAACGGTCAAAAAATTGAATTTATCGTAGAAGATACGGAAACAAAGCCAGAGGTTGCAATTCAAAAAGCAACAAAGTTATTAGAGGAAGATGAAGTTGATTTCTTAGTTGGATCTTCAAGTTCAGGTGACACATTGGCTGTACTACCGCTTGCTGAAGAGTATGAAAAAATCATGGTGGTTGAACCGGCTGTAGCTGATAGTATCACAGGTTCAGAGTTTAATAAGTATATTTTTAGAACTTCTCGTAACTCTTCACAAGATGCGGTAGCAGGAGCAGCTGCCATTGCAGATAAAGGGGTGAAAATTGCAACCTTTGCTCCAGATTCATCGTTCGGTCAAGACGGGATCGCTGCATTTAAAGAAGCCGCATTAGATCTTGGTGCGGAAATCGTACATGAAGAGTATGCAGATCCTGCTGCTACTGACTTCACTTCTAACATTCAAAAGATTATTGAAGCAAAACCTGATTACTTATTTGTTGTTTGGGCAGGGGCAAATTCTCCTTGGAACCAGATTTCAGATATGAAGGTACAAGACAAAGGGATTAAAATCTCAACAGGTGCTCCTGACATTGCGGCACTATCTACCATGAATGCTTTAGTAGGGATGGAAGGGTTCACCGTATATTATCATGACCTACCACAAAACGATATTAATAAATGGTTAGTAGAAGAGCATAAGAAGCGATTTGACGGAACAGTCCCAGATCTGTTTACTCCTGGTGGAATGAGTGCAGCCATTGCAATTGTAGAAGCAATCAAGGAAACAAAAGGAGATACAGATGCTGAAACGTTAATTGAAGCGATGGAAGGAATGAGCTTCGAAACGCCTAAAGGGAAGATGACTTTTAGACCCGAAGATCACCAGGCCCTTCAATCACTATATGCGATTCGTTTAGAAAAGAAAGACGGCGTTGACTATCCGGTTCCTGTATTGATTCGTGAACTCACACCAGAAGAAACAGCACCACCAATTCGTAATAAGTAATGAGCCATTCAAAAAGGAACTTATGGTAAAACGTAAGTTCCTTTTCGCTAATAAAACGTATTTAACATCTTTTGCCTGGTTCTCACGGAGAGGATCTAATTCTATATAAGTAGGTGAATCATATGAGTAACATTATTGAAACGAAGGATTTAACCATTTCATTTGGTGCGCATACCGCAGTAGACCAAGTGAACTTTTCAGTGCCGTCTCAACATTTTAAGTCTATTATTGGGCCAAACGGTGCAGGAAAAACAACGTTTTTCAATTTATTAAGTGGGCAACTGTCTCCAACAAAAGGTGAAGTTTTTCTTAAAGGGGAAAATATAACGAAGCTGTCACCTACGGAACGTACTCGGAAAGGAATTGGTCGTTCTTTTCAAATCACAAATGTATTTCCGAATTTAACAGTACTTGAAAATGTAAGACTTGCAGTGCAGTCGAAGCACGGAGTTCGATATAACTTTTTATCTCATTTTCAGAGCTTCCGGGGACATGAAGAAGAATCACATGAGTTACTTCGAAAAGTACTACTTGATTCTAAAGCACATTCACTCGCAAAAAACTTAGCTCATGGTGAAAAACGCAAACTGGAAATTGCGATGTTATTAGCATTAGAAACAGAAGTGATTCTCCTTGATGAACCAACAGCTGGCATGTCAATTGAGGAAGTTCCAACCATTCTTGAAGTGATTAAACAAATAAAAGAGGAAGGATCGAGAACAATCATTCTAATCGAACACAAAATGGATATGATTTTAGATTTATCTGATTCAGTTACTGTTTTATTTAATGGCACGTTGTTAGCAGACGGGACACCACAAGAGATTATGGATAATGAAACGGTACAAAAAGCATATTTAGGGGGCTTATACGATGCTTCTTAGGGTAGAACATATCGAAACGTACATTGAACAGTATCATATTTTACAAGGAGTTTCCATCGTTGCCAACAAGGGTGAAGTAACTGTGCTACTTGGTAGAAATGGAGCAGGAAAAACAACAACACTTCGTTCCATTATGGGGCTTAATCCGGCAGCAAAAGGAAAGATTTTATATAAGGAAAAAGAGATACAAAACCTTCCAACCTATGAAATTGCAAAACTGGGAATTGGTTATGTACCAGAAAACCAAGGGATATTTGCCGATCTCACAGTAGAAGAAAATATGAAGGTTGCCATTCGAAAGCAGGATGGTGAAACGATGAAACGACTTGATTGGATTTTAGAATTGTTTCCAGATTTAAAGAAGTTTTGGAAAAAGGCTGGCGGAACATTAAGCGGAGGTCAGAAGCAGATGCTCTCTATCTCCAGAGCGTTTATCGGAAATAATGAATTGTTGCTTATTGACGAACCAAGCAAGGGACTTGCGCCAATCGTTGTAGAAAGCGTCATGAATGCGATTCAAGAATTAAAAAAGGAAGCGACAATCATATTAGTGGAACAAAACTTCATGATGGCTAGCAACATTGGTGATTACTTTTACATCGTAGATGATGGACGGAGTGTACTTGATGGAAAGATGGAACTATTAAAGAAAGATGAAATACTACGTAAAAAATACTTAGGGATTGCGTAAGAGAGGAGGAAGCCTTGTGGAAGTATTGGTTAATTTGCTTATAAACGGTTTAGCGACAGGGATGTTAATTTTCTTACTGGCAGCAGGATTAACACTTATATTCGGATTAATGGACGTCCTGAATTTTGCTCATGGTGGATTGTTTGCTTGGGGAGCGTATGCGGGAGTATGGTCTTATGGAGTAACAGACAGCTTCTTAGTCGGTATTATATGTGCAATCGCAGTCGGACTTGTTTTAGGCTTGTTAATGGAAAAGTTTATAATCGGGCCAGTATATGGAAATCATGTACAACAAATCTTAATCACTCTCGGCGTCATGCTTGTTTTAGGGGAAATGTTGAAGGTAGTTTGGGGACCGAACCAGTTAAGCGCGAAAACACCTGAGTGGTTAACGGGAAGCTGGGAATGGGGAGACATTATCCTTATTAAATACCGTTTATTTATAATCATTGTAGGATTTTTAGTTTTCCTTGCCGTACATCTTCTCCTTACAAAAACAAAGCTAGGATTAGTTGTGAGAGCAGGAGTTATGGATAAAGAGATGGTGCAAGCGTTAGGAATTAACATTAAGCGAGTATTTATGTATGTGTTTATGATTGGTTCTGCAATGGCCGCACTTGGTGGAGTATTACTCGGACCCTATTCTGGTGTCATCTATGCAGAAATGGGGATGGAATTTGCAATTCTGGCCTTCATCGTTGTTGTAATAGGTGGAATGGGAAGTATTACGGGTTCAGTTATGGCAGCGATTTTAGTTGGAGTAACTGGTTCTCTAATGGCGTATTTCGTTCCCGAGTTATCACTTGCAGTTAACATGATGTTAATGATGATTGTATTAATTTTTAGACCTCAAGGGTTATTTCAATTGAAAAAGGGGTGAGGGTATTGGATAGATTTCGGAAAAGTTATCAAAAACCATTGTTCTATTACATCATCATCGGGATACTGTTAGTCCTTTTTCCTTTTATCAATGATGAACGGGCAATGCTTATATTATTTACTCAGATCTTTATATTTGCGGTTTTAGCGATGAGCTATGATTTATTACTTGGATACACTGGTATCGTATCATTTGGCCATGCGATGTTCTTTGGTATCGGTGCCTATTCAACAGGTATCTTTCTAGACCGTATGGATGGGTCGATTCTAGCTTTAGTAATAGGATTACTTGTTGGGGCGGTACTTTCGGCAGTCGTTAGCTTCGTTGTAGGAATTCTCTCCTTACGGTTGAAGAGCCACTTTTATGCAATGCTGACAATGGCATTTGCCGGATTGTTTTTAGTACTAGCGCAGAAATGGCGTTCTGTCACACATGGAAATGATGGCTTTACATTTAGTATTCCTGATGCATTTAAAGAAAGGGAAGTGCTATATTTCACATCTCTATTCCTTATGATTCTAGTATTTTTTGGATTAAGACGTTTTACATCCTCACCGGTAGGAAAGGTGCTGCAGGCAATAAGAGAAAATGAATCGAGAACAGAATCTCTAGGTTTTCATATTCTTCACTACAAAGTAATTGCTAGTGTAATAGCGGGTGTAATAGCGAGTTTTGCCGGATCTTTTTATGTACTCACTCTTCGTTTCGTCAATACTTCTGTTTTCACGATGGATATTACATTGGACGCATTATTAATGACGATTATTGGAGGAGTTGGAACGCTTGCAGGTGCGATTTTAGGTGCTGGGATTATTGAATTTGCTCATCACTGGTTAACAGGTCTGGCGAAGGTACATTGGATTTTCGAGAGATGGATTATTTTATTCGGAATCGTTTATATTCTGTCTGTTATGTTCTTTCCAAAAGGAATTGTTGGAACAAGTAAGCATTGGTTTGAAAAACGTAAATATGCCAGGGTCAATGAAGGGCAATTAACAGACAAAAATGCGGATGTCATGAGGTAGGAGGAAGTTAAAATGATGGAAGATACCCTTCAACACATTACTTCCTTCGTGATCAGGTGTACGTGCATTGATGTACAAGAATTGACTGGAGAAAAGGTGTGGAGAATTAAAGTAAAGCATGTACAAGGAGAAGAAGAAATCTCTGTACAGAGCCTTGACGATATGATGGTTTACTTGAAAAGAGTACTTGGGGAGTGAATGAGTTGGTTTCAATTGGGATTAGGAGTACGGGCATCTATTTACCAAAATCTGTGATGACTAGCGAAGAACTAGCAGGAATATCAGGTATACCTAAAGAAATAGTAGAAAATAAGCTTGGTATTAAACAAAAACCAATACCTGGACCAGATGATCATACATGTCATATGGGGGTACTTGCCGCAAAGGAAGCAATAGATAATGCAGGCATAGATCCGCTTGATATTGATCTAGTTATTTATATTGGAGAAGAACATAAAGAGTATCCTCTTTGGACAGCAGGGATAAAACTCCAACAAGAAGTAGGAGCACTTAACGCATGGGCTTATGATGTAGCACTTAGGTGTGGAACGACTGTTATGGCGCTAAAAGTGGCGAAAGACATGATGAAAGCCGATGATTCAATACGTACAGTGTTGTTGGCAGGAGGTTACCGGAATGTTGACTTCATAGACTATAAGAATGCTAGAACAAGATTTATGTATAACTTGTCTGCAGGTGGTGGAGCAATTATTTTAGAAAAAGCGTATGGAGAGAACGAATTACTAGAAAGTCATATAATGACAGACGGTTCGTTCTCTGAGGATGTAGTTGTAGTGGCAGGTGGGACGAAGGAACCAATTACACCAGAAGCCATAAGGCTCAATCGAAATATGCTGGATGTACTTGATCCTCAGGGAATGAAACAACGCTTAGAGGAAAAGTCGATGGTCAACTTCTTAACCGTGATTCGTAAATCGTTGGAGAAAAGTGGGTATTCTGAGCAAGACATTGACTTCATCGGGATCTTACATATGAAGAAGTCAGCACATGATTATGTATTAAAAGAACTTGGATTACGTGAGGAACAATCCATCTATTTGGAGGACTATGGACATATCGGTCAAATTGATCAAATATTATCTCTGCAATTAGCTGAGCAAGAAGGTAAGTTGAAAAGTGGGGATATTGTTGTACTTGTAAGCGCAGGTATAGGATATGCCTGGGGAGCAACGACCATCAGGTGGGGTGAATGTTTAGTAGATTCATAACTACCATATTGAGTGTATAAAGAAACAAACTGCAATGAAAGTCATTTTTTTCTGAAACCGTTTACAGGAAAAAAGGAGGAATATTGTCGATGAGTATCCAATTAAATAAAGTAGAATTATCGAATGGTGAAACATTAGGTTACCGGTTACGTGAAGGACAGGGCAAGACATTACTTTTAGTACATGGAAATATGACATCCTCTAAACATTGGGATTTACTAATTGAAGCCTTACCAAAGGACTATCATATTATTGCAGTTGATCTTCGTGGATTTGGTGAATCGACTTATCACAAGCCGATTACGAGTATTAAAGAATTTACAGATGATGTAAAGCTTTTTGTCGATGCTCTTGGATTAAAGGATTTTGCCATGATGGGCTGGTCAACTGGTGGGGGAGTCGTCATGCAATTTCAGGTAGATTATCCTGGCTATGCAACCGAACTAATTCTATTAGCTTCTGTTTCTACGAGAGGTTACCCATTTTATGGTGTGAACGAACAAGGACAAATTGATCTCACCAAACGCTATCGATCACTAGAAGAAATTAAGCAGGACCCAGTTCGGACCATTCCTATTCAAGGAGCTTATAACTCGGGGAACCGGGAATTATTACGTATGATTTGGAATGCAACAATATATGACCAAAACCAGCCAACACCGGAAAAGTATGAAGAATACATCGATGATATGCTTACGCAGCGTAATTTAGCAGAAGTGTATCATGCATTAAATACATTTAATATAAGTAAACATCATAACGGTGTGACAGAAGGAACGAATCTAGTGACGAAAATCACCATTCCAACCTTAGTGTTAAACGGGGAACGTGACAAAGTTGTTCTTAAGATAATGACTGATGAAATTGCAGCAGATTTAAACGAATCAATAGTGACGGTTGTTGAACTAAAAGGCTGTGGTCATTCAGCATTAATAGATGATGTAACCCAATTAGTAGATGTTGTAACCGCATTTCTTGGAAAG contains these protein-coding regions:
- a CDS encoding transcriptional regulator, translating into MSSSSILHTKLIPPSIKDDILRRPTLTKKLHSITTVPLTIVHSGPGYGKSTAVSTFLSDLRKTYCWYSISSYDDELIPFLTYFIYAIKGQFSGFGDELIHYINKMNRYGRDEEIRSLSALLVNEIMELNSEFIMIIDDLHLVQHSNQIDEWLVWFIENIPHNLRMVFISRNRPQWGIMSSLKLKGLLLEIGEKDLAFSQEDIEAWFTDVYSMELDEKEIQQIYQLTEGWIIALQMIIQQLGHHRDISKLLKNKYTSMEDLFHFLAMEVLVKQAPMVQQFLEQTCIFDEITPQLCDEVLGISGSRDMLELLQQKNLFLQSIGQNQYRYHALFKEFLERQLVLQQDKYKQLHRRASDYYRRRSHVELAIYHLEKLEKHDEVAYLLNEYGETLIQNGKLESLLERLRKVSDDQKQVFYRLYYLQGEVLRYQCLYKESEENYQKASMLANRRGDHEGELKALQGQAYIYLDTISPGKADRLLQRAIEIMEKNESALEIEKARLYCLMAENLVNAGQAKKAEKWFEKAIEHDLLEDIGNLEARLKLRTGQLSEAKRILFNKKNFELQETHSHLQQSHRETNLLLSLIECFVGKPESAKELAEIGIQDGIRYKAPFVEACGWIRMGHAVQLIGRYDSNLAKKCYDTALHMMDDLDVPRGKAEPLMGLSIVYGADGAYEKAMEFGKHALAETERVNDSWLSACIKLCIAITCSYASKIDETEDWLHKANDQFHFCGDQYGICITMLWKSIHYYQLEKWTPFQEAFTSFLNYVQIGNYEYILTQQTIFGPRDLQSITPLLIEAQAQGIQRQYVTYLLNELGLHDVESHPGYTLRVQTLGRFRVWIGDKEVREKDWQRGKAKELFELFITKRHQYFQKDTLYQLLWADVDEKAASRDFKVAFNALHNAIEPQRKARTNPFFFKREGQSYGVNPKASMYLDAEEFERWIRAGLKEKDNEKAFNFLSKGLELYDGDYLPERRYEEWCIAERERLLVYYLRGAEKLAQLSVQKSQYDEAIHWCENILEKDNTWEEAYRLLMYCFYQKNNRPLAIRWYKKCCNSLENELGVAPMEPTKQMFEMITKMG
- a CDS encoding ABC transporter substrate-binding protein is translated as MGKKKWHRSLSLLMLAFVLLLSACSGTTTTDEGNGDSEESKKPIKVGVLASMTGPLEAYGKQSIQGFELGLDYATDGTREVNGQKIEFIVEDTETKPEVAIQKATKLLEEDEVDFLVGSSSSGDTLAVLPLAEEYEKIMVVEPAVADSITGSEFNKYIFRTSRNSSQDAVAGAAAIADKGVKIATFAPDSSFGQDGIAAFKEAALDLGAEIVHEEYADPAATDFTSNIQKIIEAKPDYLFVVWAGANSPWNQISDMKVQDKGIKISTGAPDIAALSTMNALVGMEGFTVYYHDLPQNDINKWLVEEHKKRFDGTVPDLFTPGGMSAAIAIVEAIKETKGDTDAETLIEAMEGMSFETPKGKMTFRPEDHQALQSLYAIRLEKKDGVDYPVPVLIRELTPEETAPPIRNK
- a CDS encoding ABC transporter ATP-binding protein, which codes for MSNIIETKDLTISFGAHTAVDQVNFSVPSQHFKSIIGPNGAGKTTFFNLLSGQLSPTKGEVFLKGENITKLSPTERTRKGIGRSFQITNVFPNLTVLENVRLAVQSKHGVRYNFLSHFQSFRGHEEESHELLRKVLLDSKAHSLAKNLAHGEKRKLEIAMLLALETEVILLDEPTAGMSIEEVPTILEVIKQIKEEGSRTIILIEHKMDMILDLSDSVTVLFNGTLLADGTPQEIMDNETVQKAYLGGLYDAS
- a CDS encoding ABC transporter ATP-binding protein — encoded protein: MLLRVEHIETYIEQYHILQGVSIVANKGEVTVLLGRNGAGKTTTLRSIMGLNPAAKGKILYKEKEIQNLPTYEIAKLGIGYVPENQGIFADLTVEENMKVAIRKQDGETMKRLDWILELFPDLKKFWKKAGGTLSGGQKQMLSISRAFIGNNELLLIDEPSKGLAPIVVESVMNAIQELKKEATIILVEQNFMMASNIGDYFYIVDDGRSVLDGKMELLKKDEILRKKYLGIA
- a CDS encoding branched-chain amino acid ABC transporter permease; this encodes MEVLVNLLINGLATGMLIFLLAAGLTLIFGLMDVLNFAHGGLFAWGAYAGVWSYGVTDSFLVGIICAIAVGLVLGLLMEKFIIGPVYGNHVQQILITLGVMLVLGEMLKVVWGPNQLSAKTPEWLTGSWEWGDIILIKYRLFIIIVGFLVFLAVHLLLTKTKLGLVVRAGVMDKEMVQALGINIKRVFMYVFMIGSAMAALGGVLLGPYSGVIYAEMGMEFAILAFIVVVIGGMGSITGSVMAAILVGVTGSLMAYFVPELSLAVNMMLMMIVLIFRPQGLFQLKKG
- a CDS encoding branched-chain amino acid ABC transporter permease; this encodes MLILFTQIFIFAVLAMSYDLLLGYTGIVSFGHAMFFGIGAYSTGIFLDRMDGSILALVIGLLVGAVLSAVVSFVVGILSLRLKSHFYAMLTMAFAGLFLVLAQKWRSVTHGNDGFTFSIPDAFKEREVLYFTSLFLMILVFFGLRRFTSSPVGKVLQAIRENESRTESLGFHILHYKVIASVIAGVIASFAGSFYVLTLRFVNTSVFTMDITLDALLMTIIGGVGTLAGAILGAGIIEFAHHWLTGLAKVHWIFERWIILFGIVYILSVMFFPKGIVGTSKHWFEKRKYARVNEGQLTDKNADVMR
- a CDS encoding 3-oxoacyl-ACP synthase, which translates into the protein MVSIGIRSTGIYLPKSVMTSEELAGISGIPKEIVENKLGIKQKPIPGPDDHTCHMGVLAAKEAIDNAGIDPLDIDLVIYIGEEHKEYPLWTAGIKLQQEVGALNAWAYDVALRCGTTVMALKVAKDMMKADDSIRTVLLAGGYRNVDFIDYKNARTRFMYNLSAGGGAIILEKAYGENELLESHIMTDGSFSEDVVVVAGGTKEPITPEAIRLNRNMLDVLDPQGMKQRLEEKSMVNFLTVIRKSLEKSGYSEQDIDFIGILHMKKSAHDYVLKELGLREEQSIYLEDYGHIGQIDQILSLQLAEQEGKLKSGDIVVLVSAGIGYAWGATTIRWGECLVDS
- a CDS encoding alpha/beta hydrolase produces the protein MSIQLNKVELSNGETLGYRLREGQGKTLLLVHGNMTSSKHWDLLIEALPKDYHIIAVDLRGFGESTYHKPITSIKEFTDDVKLFVDALGLKDFAMMGWSTGGGVVMQFQVDYPGYATELILLASVSTRGYPFYGVNEQGQIDLTKRYRSLEEIKQDPVRTIPIQGAYNSGNRELLRMIWNATIYDQNQPTPEKYEEYIDDMLTQRNLAEVYHALNTFNISKHHNGVTEGTNLVTKITIPTLVLNGERDKVVLKIMTDEIAADLNESIVTVVELKGCGHSALIDDVTQLVDVVTAFLGKKVGETQ